The Alteripontixanthobacter sp. genome has a window encoding:
- the polA gene encoding DNA polymerase I: MPESAPLAPGQKPHLYLVDGSAYIFRAYHRLPPLTDPEGTPVGAVYGYTTMLWKLAADLDEADGPTHLAVILDKDSKSFRNDIYPEYKANRPPPPDDLVPQFPLIRDATRAFSLPCIEEQGLEADDLIASYARAAAKECWDVTIVSSDKDLMQLVGEDPGCGKIDMLDTMKSARIGPAQVEEKFGVPPELVGDVLALMGDSVDNIPGIYGIGPKTASKLIAEHGSLTAALDHAPDMKKSKLKERLLEGREQAELSRVLVTLKEDCELPQPLEEFKLDGLAPEPLAAFLEKHGFTSLLRRLDAGSGSPERRNNLDNNKRETESAQSSAGGMRQPLPDMPEVDRGSYECVQTRERLDHWIERAFASREVAVDTETSSLDAMQAELVGVSLALGANDACYIPVAHGGTDLLSDNPDQVDRSEALTALKPLLESDAVVKIGQNIKYDVNVLARYGIAVAPLEDTMIVSFALDAGRGEQGIGGGHGMDELSSRHLGHQPVAFKEVCGTGKKAIPFGEVPLDKATEYAAEDADVTWRLYQHLKPRLAVEGGTKVYERVDRPLIPVVAAMEREGIKVDRAALSRLSEEFAKETARLEGEIHEIAGQEFSVGSPKQLGEVLFEKMGYKGGKKGKSGQYSTDQSVLEKLDNTGAPIASKVLEWRHLNKLKSTYTDALQQAINPATGRVHTSYSLVGAQTGRLSSTDPNLQNIPIRTAIGRQIREAFVPEAGNVLLAADYSQIELRLAAHMADVPELKQAFAEGQDIHNRTAQEMFGEVTRDTRAQAKTINFAILYGISRWGLAGRLGVEPDEAQDLIDTYFDRFPGIRNFMHETLVKVRERGYSQTLFGRKTWFPRIGSKNQNERQGSERAAINAPIQGTSADIIKRAMARMMPELHDAGLGDVRMLLQVHDELVFELPEGDVAAASPMIERVMAEAAEPAVTLDVPLGIEIGTGASWDAAH, from the coding sequence ATGCCCGAATCCGCCCCGCTCGCGCCCGGCCAGAAGCCGCATCTCTACCTTGTCGATGGCAGCGCCTATATTTTCCGCGCCTATCACCGCCTGCCCCCGCTGACCGATCCGGAAGGAACTCCGGTCGGGGCGGTCTACGGCTATACCACGATGCTGTGGAAATTGGCGGCGGATCTGGATGAGGCCGATGGGCCCACGCACCTGGCGGTTATTCTCGACAAGGATTCGAAGAGTTTCCGCAACGATATCTACCCCGAATACAAGGCCAACCGCCCTCCCCCGCCCGACGATCTGGTGCCCCAATTCCCCCTGATCCGCGATGCCACCCGCGCCTTCAGCCTGCCTTGTATCGAGGAGCAGGGGCTGGAGGCCGACGATCTGATCGCCAGCTATGCCCGCGCTGCGGCAAAGGAATGCTGGGATGTGACCATCGTATCCAGCGACAAGGACCTGATGCAACTGGTCGGTGAAGATCCCGGTTGCGGCAAGATCGACATGCTCGACACGATGAAGAGCGCGCGCATCGGCCCGGCGCAGGTCGAGGAGAAATTCGGCGTACCGCCCGAACTTGTCGGCGATGTGTTGGCGCTGATGGGCGATAGCGTGGACAATATTCCGGGCATTTACGGCATCGGTCCCAAAACCGCATCCAAGCTGATCGCCGAACATGGCAGCCTGACCGCCGCACTCGACCACGCGCCGGATATGAAGAAGAGCAAGCTGAAAGAACGCTTGCTGGAAGGGCGCGAGCAGGCCGAACTCAGCCGCGTGCTGGTGACGCTGAAAGAGGATTGCGAGCTTCCCCAGCCGCTGGAGGAATTCAAGCTGGACGGCCTGGCGCCCGAACCCTTGGCAGCGTTTCTGGAAAAGCATGGTTTCACCAGCTTGTTGCGGCGGCTCGATGCGGGCAGCGGTTCGCCGGAGCGCCGCAACAATCTCGACAATAACAAGCGCGAGACCGAAAGTGCGCAGAGTTCGGCGGGCGGAATGCGCCAGCCGCTGCCCGACATGCCGGAAGTCGATCGCGGCAGCTATGAATGCGTCCAGACGCGCGAGCGACTCGATCACTGGATCGAACGGGCTTTCGCATCGCGCGAAGTCGCGGTTGATACGGAAACCAGCTCGCTCGATGCGATGCAGGCGGAGCTGGTGGGCGTGTCGCTGGCGCTCGGGGCGAACGATGCCTGTTACATACCGGTGGCCCATGGCGGGACCGATCTGCTCAGCGATAATCCCGATCAGGTGGACCGCAGCGAGGCTTTGACAGCGCTCAAACCTTTGCTGGAATCGGACGCGGTGGTGAAGATCGGGCAGAACATCAAATATGATGTCAACGTGCTGGCGCGTTACGGCATCGCGGTCGCTCCGCTAGAAGATACGATGATCGTCAGCTTCGCGCTGGATGCAGGCCGCGGCGAGCAAGGCATCGGCGGCGGGCACGGGATGGACGAACTATCCAGCCGCCATCTCGGCCACCAGCCTGTGGCGTTCAAAGAGGTGTGCGGCACCGGCAAGAAGGCGATACCCTTCGGCGAAGTACCGCTGGACAAGGCCACCGAATATGCCGCCGAGGATGCCGATGTCACCTGGCGGCTCTACCAGCATCTGAAACCACGCCTGGCGGTCGAAGGCGGCACCAAGGTCTATGAGCGTGTGGACCGCCCGCTGATCCCGGTAGTCGCGGCGATGGAGCGCGAGGGCATCAAGGTCGACCGCGCCGCCCTGTCCCGCCTGTCCGAGGAATTCGCCAAGGAAACCGCGCGGCTGGAAGGCGAAATCCACGAAATTGCAGGCCAGGAATTCTCGGTCGGCAGCCCAAAGCAACTGGGCGAAGTGTTGTTCGAGAAAATGGGTTACAAGGGCGGCAAAAAGGGCAAGAGCGGGCAATATTCCACCGACCAGTCGGTGCTGGAAAAGCTCGACAATACCGGTGCGCCCATCGCCAGCAAGGTGCTCGAATGGCGCCATCTCAACAAGCTGAAATCGACTTATACCGATGCGCTGCAACAGGCGATCAATCCCGCTACCGGCCGGGTGCATACCTCCTATTCGCTGGTCGGTGCGCAAACCGGGCGGCTCTCCTCGACCGATCCCAACCTGCAGAACATCCCCATCCGAACCGCCATCGGCAGGCAAATCCGCGAGGCATTCGTGCCCGAAGCAGGCAATGTCCTGTTGGCAGCGGATTACAGCCAGATCGAGCTGCGATTGGCGGCCCATATGGCCGATGTGCCCGAGTTGAAGCAGGCCTTTGCCGAGGGGCAGGACATCCACAATCGCACGGCGCAAGAGATGTTCGGCGAGGTTACCCGCGACACCCGTGCACAGGCCAAGACGATCAATTTCGCCATTCTTTACGGCATCTCGCGCTGGGGCCTGGCCGGGCGGCTGGGAGTAGAACCGGACGAGGCGCAAGACCTGATCGACACTTATTTCGATCGCTTCCCCGGCATCCGCAATTTCATGCACGAAACGCTCGTGAAAGTGCGCGAGCGCGGATATTCACAGACGCTGTTCGGCCGCAAGACGTGGTTTCCGCGGATCGGATCGAAGAACCAGAACGAGCGCCAGGGCTCCGAACGCGCGGCCATCAATGCGCCGATCCAGGGCACCAGTGCGGATATCATCAAACGCGCGATGGCCCGCATGATGCCCGAGCTGCACGATGCGGGTCTGGGCGATGTGCGGATGTTGCTTCAGGTGCACGATGAACTCGTGTTCGAATTGCCCGAAGGCGATGTGGCGGCGGCCAGCCCGATGATCGAGCGAGTGATGGCCGAAGCCGCCGAACCTGCCGTTACGCTCGACGTGCCGCTGGGGATCGAGATCGGCACTGGCGCAAGCTGGGATGCGGCGCACTAG
- a CDS encoding serine hydrolase — MILRTLRNVAASMALVSGLAMGAPAIAQGPGSALNLEAAFDSALGTQLRSPQTYNAVYDTPLERRVAQLADGDNGRIGVYAIDLTTGEEIGVLADQRFPMASTSKVAIAAAYLAGVDQGRWTLTSEWRLPRRNGAYMTAQRHIELMISKSCNACTDAMLNAVGGPQAVNEWMRRAGISDFELTRDIASLIRDDGKIDPATRIDRQDSATPRAMGQFLAGIYRGEWLSPSSRQVLLGAMAQTTTGKKRMPAALPDSARLAHKTGTLSRTASDIGIFYTADGRPIAAAIYVTGQSVSMAVENGNRGEKLQARRLRDARISSITRELYNGFSNPGGSGRTWVNATYGGQ; from the coding sequence ATGATTTTGCGAACATTACGTAACGTCGCCGCATCGATGGCGCTTGTTTCCGGCCTGGCGATGGGCGCTCCGGCGATAGCGCAGGGCCCGGGGTCCGCGCTTAATCTCGAAGCGGCGTTCGACAGTGCATTGGGCACCCAGCTTCGTAGCCCCCAGACCTACAATGCGGTTTACGACACTCCGCTGGAACGCCGCGTCGCGCAATTGGCCGACGGCGATAATGGCCGGATCGGCGTTTACGCGATCGATCTGACCACCGGCGAGGAAATCGGCGTGCTTGCCGACCAGCGTTTTCCGATGGCCAGCACCAGCAAGGTTGCAATCGCTGCGGCATATCTGGCCGGGGTGGATCAGGGCCGCTGGACCCTGACCAGCGAATGGCGGCTGCCGCGCCGCAATGGCGCGTATATGACTGCGCAGCGTCACATCGAACTGATGATCAGCAAGAGCTGCAACGCCTGCACCGATGCCATGCTCAACGCCGTTGGCGGGCCGCAAGCGGTCAACGAATGGATGCGGCGGGCTGGTATTTCCGATTTCGAGCTGACGCGCGACATCGCTTCTTTGATCCGCGATGATGGCAAGATAGATCCCGCCACCAGGATCGACCGGCAGGACAGCGCCACTCCGCGCGCGATGGGACAGTTTCTGGCGGGAATTTATCGGGGAGAATGGCTCAGCCCCAGTTCGCGGCAAGTATTGCTCGGTGCGATGGCCCAAACAACCACTGGCAAAAAACGGATGCCCGCAGCCCTGCCGGACAGTGCGCGGCTTGCCCATAAAACCGGCACGTTGAGCCGCACGGCGAGCGATATCGGTATTTTCTACACGGCCGATGGCCGGCCGATTGCCGCCGCAATCTACGTAACCGGTCAAAGCGTCTCCATGGCGGTGGAAAACGGCAATCGCGGCGAAAAGCTGCAAGCGCGCCGACTGCGCGATGCGCGCATTTCTTCCATCACCCGGGAACTGTACAATGGTTTCAGCAATCCTGGCGGAAGCGGCCGGACGTGGGTCAATGCCACCTATGGCGGGCAATGA
- a CDS encoding host attachment protein, whose translation MKLPNNALVAVVDGENFVTMRNTGQIFEPKLEKAHKPDLNATNFSAGVKHQDDAGQQTGSTDLNELAHAAAASEWLNQKAIAGEYDDLLVIADPKTLGEMRRHYHSELEKRLTGEIAKTLTGENSDRIAKAIADE comes from the coding sequence ATGAAATTGCCCAACAACGCCCTCGTCGCAGTCGTCGATGGCGAAAATTTCGTGACCATGCGCAACACCGGCCAGATCTTCGAGCCCAAACTGGAAAAGGCCCACAAGCCCGATCTCAATGCCACCAATTTCAGCGCCGGCGTGAAGCATCAGGACGATGCCGGCCAACAGACCGGATCGACCGATCTGAACGAGCTGGCCCATGCCGCCGCAGCCTCCGAATGGCTCAATCAGAAAGCCATTGCCGGGGAATATGACGATCTGCTGGTAATCGCGGACCCCAAGACGCTGGGCGAGATGCGCCGCCATTATCACTCGGAACTGGAGAAGCGCCTGACCGGTGAAATCGCCAAGACCCTGACCGGCGAAAACAGCGACCGCATCGCCAAGGCCATCGCGGATGAATAA
- a CDS encoding phosphotransferase — protein sequence MSDESELAAGLARALQRAGLPEPERLSRLTGGATMESWLFSCGERQFVLRRAPSLSMMVDRPFGHAAEAAIIRAARASGVTAPEVVAELETEDGIGSGFVMHALPGTPSPKDILAMDRPDRLLAEVARDLARIHAIRPDELPTDVPEMDYREAVGDLRQQFDEAGGDRPIIALGLKWLADNLPGTIAPVLVHGDYRLGNILVDNSRLTGVLDWELAHFGDYHEDLAFGCMTVWRFARPDRPALGLGTLDDYFAAYEAESGRSVDRGRFRYWLVYRTVWWALGCLNMAKIWREGQDRMLERVVISRRTSEQELDLLMLLEEDAPEQERLRPLSQPEKRPDRSGEAGDGEIALAVSEWLAAIKDKVSGHDRFQLAVARNALGMIARADDAMTANRNADCADLSREILAGSKSLATPELLATLRFHALEKLGADVPKYPALAAARHKWLGEN from the coding sequence GTGAGCGACGAGAGCGAACTTGCCGCAGGTTTGGCGAGGGCATTGCAGCGTGCCGGCCTGCCCGAACCGGAGCGTCTTTCGCGGCTGACCGGCGGTGCCACGATGGAAAGCTGGCTGTTTTCCTGCGGCGAGAGGCAATTTGTCCTGCGCCGCGCACCAAGCCTTTCGATGATGGTGGACCGGCCGTTTGGCCATGCAGCCGAGGCAGCGATTATCCGTGCTGCGCGCGCGAGCGGAGTAACCGCCCCCGAAGTTGTGGCGGAACTGGAGACCGAGGACGGCATCGGCAGCGGCTTCGTGATGCACGCTCTGCCCGGCACGCCGAGCCCGAAGGACATCCTGGCAATGGACAGGCCAGACCGGTTGCTGGCAGAAGTCGCGCGGGACCTGGCGCGGATCCATGCCATTCGCCCCGACGAATTGCCGACCGACGTGCCGGAGATGGATTACCGGGAGGCAGTCGGCGATTTGCGCCAGCAATTCGACGAAGCGGGCGGCGACCGTCCGATTATCGCGCTGGGTCTGAAATGGCTGGCGGACAATCTGCCGGGCACGATCGCGCCGGTGCTTGTTCACGGCGACTACCGGCTCGGCAATATCCTGGTGGACAATTCCCGGCTGACCGGGGTGCTCGATTGGGAATTGGCACATTTCGGCGATTATCACGAGGATCTGGCGTTTGGTTGCATGACCGTATGGCGCTTCGCCCGGCCCGACCGACCTGCGCTGGGGCTGGGCACGCTGGACGATTATTTCGCGGCCTATGAAGCCGAGAGCGGGCGGAGCGTCGATCGCGGCCGGTTCCGCTATTGGCTGGTCTATCGCACCGTTTGGTGGGCACTGGGCTGCCTGAACATGGCGAAGATCTGGCGCGAGGGGCAGGACCGGATGCTAGAGCGCGTAGTCATTTCCAGGCGCACCAGCGAGCAGGAACTCGATCTGCTGATGCTGCTGGAAGAGGATGCGCCGGAGCAGGAACGCCTACGCCCGCTTTCCCAACCCGAAAAGCGCCCCGATCGCTCCGGCGAGGCGGGTGATGGAGAGATCGCCCTGGCTGTTTCCGAATGGCTCGCGGCGATCAAGGACAAGGTGAGCGGTCATGACCGGTTCCAGCTGGCGGTGGCGCGCAATGCGCTCGGGATGATTGCGCGGGCAGACGATGCGATGACTGCCAACCGCAACGCCGATTGTGCGGACCTCTCGCGCGAAATTCTGGCTGGCAGCAAGAGTTTGGCCACTCCCGAACTGTTGGCTACTTTGCGCTTCCACGCGCTCGAAAAGCTCGGCGCAGATGTTCCCAAATACCCTGCGCTCGCCGCCGCCCGCCATAAATGGCTTGGAGAGAATTGA
- a CDS encoding acyl-CoA dehydrogenase family protein, whose protein sequence is MDFAVPQELEDYYAELVAFIDAEITPLQHEGDNNRFFDHRREDARTDWDRGGLPNEEWEDLLREASRRADAAGHWRFSAPKEYGGKDGSNLWMAVIRARFAQRGLGLHNDLQNEHSIVGNFPFVAMFDQFGTEDQKREFITGGFERTRRVAFGLTEPDHGSDATHMDTRAVRENRDGQGGWRIDGAKMWITGMHHATHCAVFARTSGEDGDAKGITCLLVPVPSDGLKIDDFVWTFNMPSDHARFFLKGVWVPDSAVLGEEGRGLALAQSFVHQNRIRQAASSLGAAQFCIEESIRYARQRKPFGEELAKNQAIQFPIVELATQCEMLRLLIYKTAWDMDRIPHKQIERELSDKVSMCNYWANRLVCEAADRAMQVHGGIGYSREKPFEHIYRHHRRYRITEGAEEIQMRKVAAYLFGYLGPRREELSEVG, encoded by the coding sequence ATGGATTTTGCCGTACCGCAGGAACTGGAAGACTATTACGCCGAGCTAGTGGCGTTCATCGACGCGGAGATCACGCCGCTCCAGCACGAGGGGGACAATAACCGCTTCTTCGATCACCGGCGCGAGGATGCGCGCACGGATTGGGACCGGGGCGGTCTGCCCAACGAGGAATGGGAAGATCTGCTGCGCGAGGCCTCCCGCCGCGCGGATGCGGCGGGGCATTGGCGCTTCTCCGCGCCGAAAGAATATGGCGGGAAGGACGGATCGAACCTGTGGATGGCGGTAATCCGCGCCCGCTTCGCCCAGCGCGGGCTGGGGCTGCATAACGATCTGCAAAACGAGCACTCGATTGTCGGCAACTTCCCCTTCGTCGCCATGTTCGACCAGTTCGGGACGGAAGACCAGAAGCGCGAATTCATCACCGGAGGGTTCGAGCGCACCAGGCGCGTAGCCTTCGGGCTGACCGAGCCCGATCATGGCTCCGACGCGACGCATATGGACACGCGCGCCGTGCGCGAAAACCGCGATGGGCAAGGTGGCTGGCGGATCGATGGGGCCAAGATGTGGATCACCGGGATGCACCACGCGACCCATTGCGCGGTCTTCGCGCGGACATCGGGTGAAGATGGCGATGCGAAAGGTATCACCTGCCTGCTGGTCCCCGTCCCCAGCGACGGGCTGAAAATCGACGACTTCGTGTGGACCTTCAACATGCCGAGCGACCATGCGCGCTTCTTTCTCAAAGGAGTGTGGGTGCCCGATAGCGCGGTGTTGGGGGAGGAAGGCCGGGGCCTCGCGCTGGCGCAGTCCTTCGTCCACCAGAACCGTATCCGGCAGGCGGCCAGCAGTCTGGGTGCCGCGCAATTCTGCATCGAGGAATCGATCCGCTATGCCCGCCAACGCAAACCCTTTGGCGAGGAGCTGGCGAAGAACCAGGCGATCCAGTTCCCCATCGTGGAACTCGCCACCCAGTGCGAGATGCTGCGCCTGCTGATCTACAAGACCGCGTGGGACATGGACCGCATCCCGCACAAGCAGATCGAGCGTGAGCTGTCGGACAAGGTTTCGATGTGCAATTACTGGGCGAACCGGCTGGTATGCGAAGCGGCGGACCGGGCGATGCAGGTGCATGGCGGCATCGGCTATTCCCGCGAAAAGCCGTTCGAGCATATCTATCGCCACCACCGCCGTTACCGCATCACCGAAGGGGCGGAGGAAATCCAGATGCGCAAGGTGGCGGCCTATTTGTTCGGCTATCTCGGCCCGCGCCGGGAGGAACTTTCCGAAGTCGGATAA
- a CDS encoding DUF305 domain-containing protein, whose translation MTSIGLRTFGATLLLSTSAAAFASDTPIILPGAPGEASRVIAAEEATRLSDTSYAPGDVTFMQGMIVHHQQAVELAELVADRTNNEDLVAVAGRIDASQKDEMDFMRGWLSDRSLALSAEGMGHAHHAMKGMASPEQLADLRAANGTAFDRLFLQLMIAHHQGALDMVEELHDQPGTAYDPVMFEFTNDVVSDQKTEIERMNALLAGLSTDPRATLAAGFRDAEQAISNMRLVTAMPKPAGFFDPANPAGLQPLIEDDEDEDEAAETEEDVSEDTGEEDASGSDSDSEDDEDEPRFGKRGSLLSFANTDMAFSGDMLVAGNYHGFNAYRLGEDGVPQLVSSTVCPGGQGDVSIVGDLLVMSVQDSRARVDCGLGGVGDRISEERFRGIRIFDISDITRPVQIGQVQTCRGSHTHSVVSADDSSIVVYNSGTSYVRDEDELAGCTDAPGDDRTALFSIDVIEIPVADPSAARIVDRPRIFAADGQIGGLWRGGDHGEGTQDTTRTDMCHDITVFPAKNLAAGACSGNGIILDISDPMKPVRIDDVTDKGFAYWHSATFNNDGTKVLFTDEWGGGGRPRCQAGDPKNWGANAFYAIEDRKLEFRSLYKLPAPQGDKENCVAHNGSIIPVPGRDIFVQAWYQGGISVIDFTDAANPFEIAYFDRGPVNEDQLITGGYWSAYWYNGRIYATEIARGLDVFALEPSEFLTAEEIAAAEAAQYEGNLFNPQTQTQVVWPDDVVSRVEESRKGG comes from the coding sequence ATGACATCTATCGGCCTGCGCACTTTCGGCGCGACCTTGCTCCTATCCACCTCCGCCGCCGCATTCGCCAGCGACACGCCGATCATATTGCCGGGTGCGCCGGGCGAAGCATCGCGCGTGATCGCTGCCGAAGAGGCTACGCGCCTGTCCGATACCAGCTATGCGCCGGGCGACGTGACGTTCATGCAGGGCATGATCGTCCACCACCAGCAAGCGGTGGAGCTGGCCGAGCTGGTTGCGGACCGCACCAATAATGAAGACCTCGTCGCAGTGGCCGGACGGATCGATGCCAGCCAGAAGGACGAGATGGATTTCATGCGCGGCTGGCTGTCCGACCGCAGCCTGGCGTTGTCTGCCGAAGGGATGGGCCATGCGCATCACGCGATGAAAGGCATGGCCAGCCCCGAACAGCTGGCCGATTTGCGCGCTGCAAACGGCACCGCATTCGACCGACTGTTCCTGCAATTGATGATCGCGCATCACCAAGGCGCGCTCGACATGGTGGAAGAGCTGCACGACCAGCCGGGCACCGCCTATGATCCAGTGATGTTCGAGTTCACCAATGATGTGGTGAGCGACCAGAAGACCGAGATCGAGCGCATGAACGCGCTGCTGGCGGGTCTCTCCACCGATCCGCGCGCCACGCTGGCAGCGGGCTTCCGCGACGCCGAACAGGCGATCAGCAATATGCGCCTGGTCACCGCCATGCCCAAGCCTGCCGGGTTCTTCGACCCGGCCAACCCAGCCGGCCTGCAGCCCCTGATCGAAGATGACGAGGATGAGGACGAGGCGGCGGAAACAGAAGAAGATGTGTCCGAAGATACTGGCGAGGAGGATGCAAGCGGCTCCGACAGCGATAGCGAAGATGACGAAGATGAACCGCGCTTCGGCAAGCGCGGATCGCTGCTCAGCTTTGCCAACACCGACATGGCCTTTTCCGGCGATATGCTGGTGGCGGGCAATTATCACGGCTTCAACGCCTACCGCCTGGGCGAGGATGGCGTACCGCAGCTGGTCAGCTCGACCGTCTGCCCCGGCGGTCAGGGCGATGTCTCGATCGTCGGCGACCTGCTGGTGATGAGCGTGCAGGACAGCCGCGCACGCGTCGATTGCGGACTGGGCGGCGTCGGCGACCGGATCAGCGAGGAACGCTTCCGCGGAATCCGTATATTCGATATTTCGGACATCACGCGCCCGGTTCAGATCGGCCAGGTGCAGACCTGCCGTGGCAGCCACACCCATTCGGTCGTCAGCGCGGACGACAGCTCCATCGTGGTCTATAATTCGGGCACATCCTATGTCCGCGACGAAGACGAGCTGGCAGGCTGCACCGATGCACCCGGCGATGATCGCACCGCCCTGTTCAGCATCGACGTGATCGAAATACCCGTGGCCGATCCGTCCGCGGCCCGCATCGTCGATCGTCCACGCATTTTTGCAGCTGACGGGCAGATTGGTGGATTGTGGCGCGGCGGCGATCATGGGGAAGGCACGCAGGACACCACCCGCACCGATATGTGCCACGATATTACTGTATTCCCGGCCAAGAACCTGGCTGCCGGGGCGTGTTCGGGCAACGGCATCATCCTCGATATTTCCGACCCGATGAAGCCTGTGCGTATCGACGATGTGACCGATAAGGGGTTCGCCTATTGGCACTCCGCCACATTCAACAACGATGGTACCAAGGTGCTGTTCACCGATGAATGGGGCGGCGGCGGCAGGCCGCGTTGCCAGGCTGGCGATCCGAAAAACTGGGGCGCCAACGCATTCTATGCCATCGAAGACCGCAAGCTGGAGTTTCGCAGCCTCTACAAACTGCCCGCACCGCAGGGCGACAAGGAAAACTGCGTCGCCCATAATGGCTCGATCATCCCTGTGCCGGGCCGCGATATTTTCGTGCAGGCCTGGTATCAGGGCGGCATAAGCGTGATCGATTTCACCGATGCGGCCAATCCGTTCGAGATCGCCTATTTCGATCGTGGTCCGGTGAATGAAGACCAGTTGATCACCGGCGGTTACTGGTCCGCATATTGGTACAACGGCCGCATCTACGCGACCGAGATCGCACGCGGGCTGGACGTGTTCGCGCTGGAACCGAGCGAATTCCTCACTGCCGAGGAAATCGCCGCTGCCGAGGCCGCGCAGTATGAGGGCAATCTGTTCAACCCGCAGACGCAGACGCAGGTGGTCTGGCCGGATGATGTAGTCAGCCGGGTCGAGGAAAGCCGCAAGGGCGGATAA
- a CDS encoding endonuclease/exonuclease/phosphatase family protein has translation MAKLTVLGKILLALAALLLLLTLISLVPSNRGFIRMLDFVREPAIFLSAGLIVAALFFARPRRLLVIGVLALAIAINLFRLWPYSFLAPTQIALPDDVDGMSCMRVLSLNVLQPNDQYGRVARLIESQAPDTLLLMETDAKWIAALEPQLSAFGYRLEEPLDNKYGMAFATNLQVDRAEMVSNTNANTPTLYATMRTDDGARFEMIGLHPRPPLPGESTESRDANIARAGARTPDDLGNVLAIGDFNDVPWSRTTQRFVAEGGYLDPRIGRGTFATFPADYAAIGWPLDQLFVRDGVRIESFKVLDDVGSDHRALAADVCVQPRGTQPSAPALLDTDS, from the coding sequence ATGGCGAAGCTTACGGTTCTTGGAAAAATACTGCTGGCGCTGGCGGCGCTGTTGTTGCTGCTGACGCTGATATCGCTCGTACCATCGAACCGTGGGTTCATCCGGATGCTCGACTTCGTGCGGGAGCCGGCGATTTTCCTGTCGGCGGGGCTGATCGTGGCTGCGCTGTTTTTTGCGCGCCCCCGGCGATTGCTGGTCATCGGTGTGCTGGCGCTGGCCATCGCGATCAACCTGTTCCGACTATGGCCCTACAGCTTCCTTGCGCCAACTCAGATTGCGCTGCCCGACGATGTCGATGGCATGTCCTGCATGCGCGTGCTGTCGCTCAACGTGCTCCAGCCCAACGATCAATATGGCCGCGTGGCGCGGCTGATCGAAAGCCAGGCACCCGACACGCTGCTGTTGATGGAAACCGACGCCAAGTGGATCGCCGCGCTGGAGCCGCAATTATCGGCCTTCGGTTACCGGCTGGAAGAACCGCTGGATAACAAATATGGGATGGCCTTTGCCACCAATCTTCAGGTCGACCGGGCAGAGATGGTGTCCAACACCAATGCCAATACGCCGACCCTCTACGCAACCATGCGCACCGATGACGGCGCGCGCTTCGAAATGATCGGCTTGCATCCCCGGCCGCCGCTTCCCGGCGAAAGCACCGAATCGCGCGATGCGAATATCGCCCGCGCCGGCGCGCGCACGCCAGATGATCTGGGCAATGTGCTGGCAATCGGCGATTTCAACGATGTGCCCTGGTCGCGCACCACCCAGCGTTTCGTGGCCGAGGGTGGCTATCTCGACCCCCGGATCGGCCGCGGTACCTTCGCGACATTCCCGGCGGATTATGCCGCGATAGGCTGGCCGCTGGACCAGCTGTTCGTTCGCGACGGTGTCCGGATCGAATCGTTCAAGGTGCTGGACGATGTGGGGTCCGATCACCGGGCGCTGGCAGCCGATGTCTGCGTGCAGCCCCGAGGAACCCAGCCGTCGGCCCCCGCTTTACTCGATACCGACTCCTGA